A region of Paenimyroides aestuarii DNA encodes the following proteins:
- a CDS encoding lytic transglycosylase domain-containing protein, which yields MKKSYKNAAIVVALLGLSGLFYQFTTIEKVSTETGYHIKNIDFCGERVPVEIVDVKERLDRELVVNMNLHSATTLIIKRANRYFPEIEPILKRNGIPSDFKYLCVIESALTNATSSAGAKGFWQFMPETAREYNLEISSTVDERYDVIKATEAACVYLKRAYAKFGNWTLVAASYNRGMAGVERQLTAQGVTDYYDLYLNEETSRYVFRILALKEIMNNTDKYGYVFSKDELYQPVKTKTVAVNANIDDLQRWALDQGINYKLLKWYNPWLIDTSLIVSINKTYNILIPTEGFKRK from the coding sequence ATGAAAAAAAGTTATAAGAATGCTGCAATTGTAGTTGCTCTTTTAGGTTTAAGTGGTTTGTTTTATCAGTTTACAACTATTGAAAAGGTTTCTACCGAAACCGGTTATCATATCAAAAATATCGACTTTTGTGGCGAGCGTGTTCCTGTAGAAATAGTGGATGTTAAAGAGCGTTTAGATCGTGAATTGGTTGTGAATATGAATCTGCATTCGGCAACAACATTAATAATTAAAAGAGCAAATAGATATTTCCCAGAAATAGAACCCATTTTAAAGCGCAATGGCATTCCGAGCGACTTTAAATATTTATGTGTGATTGAAAGTGCATTGACTAACGCCACATCTAGTGCAGGTGCGAAAGGTTTTTGGCAATTTATGCCCGAAACCGCGCGGGAATACAATTTGGAAATTAGCAGCACGGTTGACGAGCGATATGATGTGATAAAGGCCACAGAAGCGGCTTGCGTGTATTTAAAGAGAGCCTATGCAAAATTTGGCAATTGGACGTTGGTTGCAGCGTCTTACAATCGTGGAATGGCAGGTGTGGAACGTCAATTAACCGCACAAGGCGTAACCGATTATTACGATTTGTATTTAAACGAAGAAACATCGCGCTATGTTTTCAGGATTTTGGCTTTAAAAGAAATTATGAACAATACTGATAAATACGGTTATGTTTTTTCTAAAGATGAATTGTACCAGCCTGTAAAAACGAAAACGGTTGCTGTAAATGCAAACATAGATGATTTACAAAGATGGGCATTGGATCAAGGTATCAACTACAAGCTTTTAAAGTGGTATAATCCCTGGCTAATTGACACCTCTCTAATAGTTTCAATCAACAAAACCTATAATATACTAATACCTACTGAGGGTTTTAAGAGAAAATAA
- a CDS encoding ATP-dependent Clp protease adaptor ClpS: protein MSTKERVLEDVKIEELLHSENVIVLFNDDVNTFDHVIETLVKVCKHEPLQAEQCALIVHYKGKCDVKSGTFHELVPMCTALLDAGLSAEIH, encoded by the coding sequence ATGAGTACAAAAGAACGCGTATTAGAAGATGTTAAAATAGAAGAATTACTTCACTCTGAAAATGTAATTGTTCTTTTTAACGATGACGTAAACACCTTCGACCACGTTATTGAAACCCTAGTAAAAGTTTGCAAACACGAGCCTTTACAAGCCGAACAATGTGCTTTAATTGTACATTACAAAGGAAAATGCGATGTGAAAAGTGGGACTTTTCATGAATTGGTTCCTATGTGCACCGCCTTATTAGACGCAGGTTTAAGTGCTGAAATACATTAA
- a CDS encoding OprO/OprP family phosphate-selective porin, producing MKILKVLLLAIITCNQVNAQESTKDSMAQPETKKSKEWFNSFKIRGYAQVRYNRLLETNPDLGCDQCDKSWGENGGFFLRRARVVFSGQIYKNLFFYIQPDFASSASSSGLHFGQLRDAYFDIGFDSKNEFRVRLGQSKIPYGFENMQSSQNRLPLDRNDGINSAFANERDLGGFFMWAPDRIRKIYADVVKNNFKGSGDYGVFAIGAFNGQTANRPELNNNLHVVARVSYPFTIGDQIIEPGIQAYSGRWVMPSSQVSDGVTTTHDANYTDQRAAASFILYPKPFGIQAEYNIGKGPEFNKETNTIETKSLEGGYATLSYRIQHNEQFFFPFARYQYYKGGKKHELDARSYKVNEVELGLEWQLNKNFELVAMYTISNRRYEDFVLRDNHQKGNLLRLQAQVNF from the coding sequence ATGAAAATTTTAAAAGTATTATTACTTGCTATTATTACATGCAACCAAGTGAATGCACAAGAATCAACAAAAGATTCTATGGCACAACCCGAAACCAAAAAAAGCAAAGAATGGTTCAACTCGTTTAAGATTAGAGGATACGCCCAAGTGCGATACAACCGCCTCTTAGAAACCAATCCCGATTTGGGCTGTGATCAATGTGATAAATCTTGGGGTGAAAACGGTGGTTTTTTCTTAAGACGTGCCCGTGTTGTTTTTTCAGGACAAATTTATAAAAACTTATTCTTTTATATTCAGCCCGATTTTGCTAGCTCGGCAAGTAGTTCTGGGTTGCATTTTGGACAATTACGCGATGCCTATTTTGATATTGGTTTTGACAGTAAAAATGAATTCCGAGTAAGACTTGGACAAAGTAAAATTCCGTATGGATTTGAAAACATGCAATCAAGTCAAAACCGTTTGCCTTTAGACCGTAACGATGGTATTAACAGTGCTTTTGCAAACGAGCGTGATTTAGGAGGATTCTTTATGTGGGCACCTGATCGCATTCGCAAAATTTATGCTGATGTAGTTAAAAATAACTTTAAAGGTTCTGGCGATTACGGTGTATTTGCAATTGGTGCTTTCAATGGACAAACTGCAAACAGACCAGAATTGAATAACAATTTACACGTTGTTGCACGTGTTTCCTATCCCTTCACAATTGGCGACCAAATTATCGAACCCGGAATTCAAGCATATTCAGGACGTTGGGTAATGCCTTCTTCGCAAGTGAGCGATGGGGTTACAACCACCCACGATGCCAATTATACCGACCAACGTGCAGCTGCCTCTTTTATCTTATATCCAAAACCATTCGGAATTCAAGCAGAATATAACATTGGTAAAGGTCCAGAATTTAACAAAGAAACCAATACCATCGAAACCAAAAGTTTAGAAGGTGGATACGCAACACTTTCATATAGAATTCAGCACAACGAACAATTCTTCTTTCCGTTTGCACGCTACCAATATTACAAAGGTGGAAAAAAGCATGAATTAGATGCAAGAAGCTATAAAGTAAACGAAGTAGAATTAGGTTTGGAATGGCAATTAAATAAAAATTTTGAATTAGTAGCTATGTACACCATATCAAACCGAAGATACGAAGACTTTGTTTTGAGAGACAATCATCAAAAAGGAAATCTGTTGCGCCTGCAAGCACAAGTAAATTTCTAA
- a CDS encoding GNAT family N-acetyltransferase, which produces MEFKNNELLRQFECRCGDRHIIIEYSIQERKLFLTKLNPNGCDDEDLINDFIKAILDQAEEKRLRIVPVNSGIVAFFKKNPSYRALLAAGIKI; this is translated from the coding sequence ATGGAATTTAAAAACAATGAATTGTTAAGACAATTTGAATGTAGATGTGGCGATCGACATATTATTATTGAATATTCAATACAAGAACGAAAATTATTTTTAACCAAACTAAACCCTAACGGTTGTGATGATGAAGATTTAATAAACGATTTCATTAAAGCTATTTTAGATCAAGCCGAAGAAAAACGCTTGCGAATTGTACCTGTTAATTCAGGTATTGTAGCATTTTTTAAGAAAAACCCAAGCTATAGAGCGTTATTGGCAGCTGGGATTAAGATATAG
- a CDS encoding PIG-L family deacetylase, with protein MKNKIIYLFCVLFMQNIIAQKPQTLTPSEIYFQMEKLNVLASALYIAAHPDDENTRLITYLTHHDKAYTNYLSLTRGNGGQNLISNELGTDLGVIRTNELWNARNIDGGKQFFSTADDFGFSKHPKEAFEKWNKELLLKQVVYMIRKEQPDVIVNRFDHRTEGTTHGHHTASAQLSKLAFNLANDKNYKDLSQENSQTWQPKRLFFNVSWFFFGSKQAFEKADKSKYVPLNIGIFYNQLGKNNQEIASLSRSQHQSQGFGDMSSRGEEIEYVELVDGNGLQSSNLFEGIDTSWNRIKDGNKIQPLITQLLNEYDFKDPSKSINLLTKIYTEIDKLPETIWKTRKQNEVKELIKNCAGLFLDITTNEPYSTPNENVDIKVEVANRSNQNIVLKDVTINNNKTVVDKKLANQEVFYEYYQTQFTNQDYTNFKFINTFEDFKNQFNSTQKNEIGLEVNGVYLSYSLPIQYHYKDVVKGEIYKPFHVVPAVSVQFKQPVYISNSNKNQNVSVVLSNYSDEEIKDSLVLKRKSDKSEKLTFNKTIAFNLNKNEKNKEIVITDDVIEDTYTLDLFENKKAINATETKWVDYNHIPVNYYLKPVETKVVSFNKSVLKKSKIGYIVGAGDEIPQVLKEVGYNVDLIHLESVKAEELSKYETIIVGIRAFNTENSLKTKNKLLFDYTKNGGTVIVQYQTNGNLQTNEIAPYKLKIGRTRITDENAVVRFINPNETVLNKPFKITQENFKNWIQEQGLYYADEFDEAFQPVFTSHDFDEKDTNGALLIAKYGKGHYIYTGLSFFRQLPIGNTGALELFINLIELKNE; from the coding sequence ATGAAGAACAAAATTATATACCTTTTTTGTGTGTTATTTATGCAAAACATCATTGCACAAAAACCACAAACGCTTACTCCGTCTGAAATTTATTTTCAAATGGAGAAACTCAATGTGTTGGCGAGTGCACTTTATATTGCAGCGCATCCCGATGACGAAAACACACGATTAATTACCTATTTAACACATCACGATAAAGCATATACCAATTATTTATCGTTAACACGGGGCAATGGCGGGCAAAATTTAATCAGTAACGAGCTGGGAACCGATTTGGGCGTGATTCGAACCAATGAATTATGGAACGCAAGAAATATAGATGGTGGCAAACAATTTTTTTCAACGGCCGATGATTTTGGTTTTTCAAAACATCCGAAAGAAGCTTTTGAAAAATGGAACAAAGAGTTGCTATTGAAACAAGTGGTTTATATGATTCGAAAGGAACAACCCGATGTGATTGTAAATCGCTTTGATCACCGAACCGAAGGAACCACGCATGGGCATCATACTGCATCGGCTCAACTATCAAAATTGGCTTTTAACTTAGCAAACGATAAAAATTATAAAGATTTATCGCAAGAAAATAGCCAAACGTGGCAACCCAAACGATTGTTTTTCAATGTTTCATGGTTCTTTTTTGGAAGCAAACAAGCGTTTGAAAAAGCAGATAAATCAAAATACGTTCCGTTGAATATTGGTATTTTTTACAATCAATTAGGGAAAAACAATCAAGAAATTGCATCGCTGAGTCGCAGTCAGCACCAATCACAAGGTTTTGGTGACATGTCGTCTCGGGGCGAAGAAATAGAATATGTGGAACTGGTTGACGGTAATGGATTGCAATCGAGCAATTTGTTTGAAGGAATTGATACAAGCTGGAACCGTATTAAAGATGGCAATAAAATTCAACCTTTGATTACGCAATTGCTCAATGAATATGATTTTAAAGATCCATCAAAATCAATAAATTTATTGACAAAAATTTATACTGAAATAGATAAATTGCCCGAAACAATTTGGAAAACCCGCAAGCAAAACGAAGTAAAAGAACTGATTAAAAATTGCGCCGGATTGTTTTTGGATATCACTACAAACGAACCTTACAGCACGCCAAATGAAAACGTTGATATTAAGGTTGAAGTTGCAAATAGATCCAACCAAAACATTGTGCTAAAAGATGTTACAATTAATAATAACAAAACAGTTGTTGACAAAAAATTAGCCAATCAAGAAGTTTTTTATGAATATTATCAAACACAATTCACCAATCAAGATTATACCAACTTTAAATTTATTAATACGTTTGAAGATTTTAAAAATCAATTCAATTCTACCCAAAAAAATGAAATTGGTTTAGAGGTGAACGGTGTGTATTTATCATACAGCTTACCCATTCAATATCATTATAAAGATGTGGTGAAAGGCGAAATTTACAAACCTTTTCATGTGGTTCCAGCCGTTTCTGTGCAGTTTAAACAACCGGTTTACATATCCAATTCCAATAAAAATCAAAACGTATCTGTTGTTTTAAGTAATTATTCTGATGAGGAAATTAAAGATTCATTAGTTCTAAAAAGAAAATCAGATAAATCTGAAAAATTGACTTTCAATAAGACAATCGCTTTTAATTTGAATAAAAATGAAAAAAATAAAGAAATTGTTATTACCGATGATGTTATCGAAGACACATATACTTTAGATTTATTTGAAAATAAAAAGGCTATAAATGCAACCGAAACAAAATGGGTTGATTACAATCATATTCCGGTAAATTATTATTTGAAACCTGTTGAAACAAAAGTGGTATCTTTCAATAAAAGTGTTTTAAAGAAATCAAAAATAGGCTATATTGTTGGTGCAGGCGATGAAATTCCGCAGGTTTTAAAAGAAGTGGGTTACAACGTAGATTTGATTCATTTAGAATCTGTTAAAGCCGAAGAATTATCAAAATACGAAACAATAATTGTAGGTATTCGAGCATTTAACACCGAAAATTCGTTAAAAACCAAAAATAAATTACTGTTTGATTACACAAAAAATGGTGGAACGGTTATTGTACAATATCAAACCAATGGCAATTTACAAACCAATGAAATCGCTCCTTATAAATTAAAAATTGGTAGAACACGCATTACCGATGAAAATGCAGTGGTGCGATTCATTAATCCAAACGAAACGGTTCTAAACAAGCCGTTTAAAATTACGCAGGAAAATTTCAAAAATTGGATACAAGAACAAGGGTTGTATTATGCAGACGAATTTGATGAGGCGTTTCAACCAGTCTTTACATCACATGATTTTGATGAAAAAGATACAAATGGTGCTTTACTTATTGCAAAATACGGCAAAGGACATTATATTTATACAGGTTTAAGCTTTTTTAGACAATTACCAATAGGAAACACCGGTGCTTTGGAATTATTTATCAACCTAATTGAACTAAAAAATGAGTGA
- a CDS encoding sodium:solute symporter — translation MELLDWIILLSTLLFIVLYGTYRTKGSKNIQEYILANQSTNWFTVGLSVMATQASAITFLSTPGQAYHDGMGFVQFYFGLPLAMVVICMVFIPVFHRLKVYTAYEFLETRFDLKTRTLASVIFLVQRSIGTGITIYAPAIILSSILNWDLTFIIVSIGIVIIFYTYFGGTKALNITQKQQAFVIMAGMFLTFFIILFRLPEEVTFVNVFNVAKIEDKLNLLNFSTDFSETYTLWNGLTAGFFLMLAYFGTDQSQVGRYLSGKSIKETQVGLLMNGVLKVPMQFFILLVGVMVFIFFHFYQAPLHFNPVNTEKVLNSEYQEAYRDLEIELKGLLNEKKEITQIYTGQLNQGYENEMLEEKLVALNENEVQLRQEARDMIKKVDSGAETNDKDYVFIYFILNYLPHGIIGFLLAMIFSAAMSSSASGLYAVASSSAIDIYKTYKPNLSEQHYLKVTKYLVVFWGIICILAACVITLFENLIQLVNIIGSIFYGTVLGIFLIAFFIKYIKAKATFWGALLAQILVIYIYSLEVVSYLWLNPIGVFSVILIGLVLQMVFSKNKNAPTTHVNK, via the coding sequence ATGGAACTATTAGACTGGATTATTCTTTTAAGTACACTTTTGTTTATTGTGTTGTATGGTACCTATCGAACAAAAGGCAGCAAAAATATACAAGAATATATTTTAGCAAACCAAAGCACCAATTGGTTTACCGTAGGTTTATCGGTCATGGCCACGCAGGCAAGTGCTATTACGTTTTTGTCAACACCTGGTCAGGCTTATCACGACGGTATGGGATTTGTGCAATTTTATTTTGGGTTACCGCTTGCAATGGTGGTAATTTGTATGGTTTTCATTCCGGTATTTCACAGGCTAAAAGTGTACACAGCATATGAATTTCTGGAAACTCGTTTTGATTTAAAAACCCGAACATTGGCATCGGTAATTTTTCTAGTGCAACGCAGTATTGGAACAGGAATAACGATTTATGCACCCGCAATTATCCTATCATCAATCCTTAATTGGGATTTAACTTTTATTATTGTTTCCATTGGTATCGTCATTATTTTTTATACCTATTTTGGCGGAACAAAAGCGTTGAATATCACTCAAAAACAACAAGCATTTGTGATAATGGCCGGAATGTTTCTTACATTCTTTATTATTTTATTCAGATTGCCTGAAGAAGTAACTTTTGTAAATGTATTTAATGTTGCCAAAATTGAAGATAAATTAAACCTGCTGAATTTTTCGACAGATTTTTCTGAAACCTACACCTTGTGGAATGGTTTAACAGCCGGGTTCTTTTTAATGTTGGCCTATTTCGGAACCGATCAATCGCAAGTGGGTAGGTATTTATCGGGCAAAAGCATCAAAGAAACACAAGTGGGATTGTTAATGAACGGCGTGTTAAAGGTGCCCATGCAATTCTTCATTTTGTTGGTGGGTGTCATGGTATTTATCTTTTTTCATTTTTATCAAGCCCCTTTGCACTTTAATCCGGTAAATACGGAAAAAGTTTTAAATTCAGAATATCAGGAAGCATATCGAGATTTAGAAATTGAACTAAAAGGTTTATTAAACGAAAAGAAAGAAATCACTCAAATTTATACCGGGCAATTGAACCAAGGTTATGAAAATGAAATGTTGGAAGAAAAACTGGTTGCTTTGAATGAGAATGAAGTGCAACTGCGACAGGAAGCACGCGATATGATTAAAAAAGTGGACAGCGGCGCCGAAACAAATGATAAAGATTACGTATTCATTTATTTTATATTGAATTATTTGCCACACGGAATTATCGGTTTTTTATTAGCGATGATTTTTTCTGCTGCCATGTCTAGCTCTGCTTCGGGTTTATATGCTGTGGCGTCGAGTTCGGCAATTGATATTTACAAAACCTATAAACCCAATTTATCGGAACAACATTATCTGAAAGTAACGAAATATTTAGTGGTTTTTTGGGGAATTATTTGCATTTTGGCCGCGTGTGTCATTACCCTTTTTGAAAATTTGATTCAATTGGTAAACATTATCGGGTCTATTTTCTACGGAACTGTTCTAGGCATCTTCTTAATTGCATTCTTTATAAAATACATTAAAGCAAAAGCTACTTTTTGGGGTGCACTTTTAGCCCAAATATTGGTTATATACATTTATTCTTTGGAAGTGGTAAGCTATCTGTGGCTTAACCCTATTGGTGTGTTTTCAGTGATACTCATTGGTTTGGTTTTGCAGATGGTTTTTAGTAAAAATAAGAATGCTCCAACGACTCATGTTAACAAATAA
- the alr gene encoding alanine racemase translates to MQYKPEPTSWIEISKSALEQNIRFIQKTLPEKTTFSAVVKGDAYGHGIETYGPLAYECGIRHFSVYSAQEAYQLLQSVRGEFVLMIMGTLNHHEMMWAIEHNIEFYVPNFHSLENVLKCVKKSNLNAKIHLEFETGMNRTGFSPKDFKQIMSKINETDLIEIKGVCTHLAGSESIANYKRIKDQIQQFQKVKKKFELLENHAPKFHIACSAAVLRYPKYLFDMVRIGILQYGFFPNNETYIHHYLKQPEEPNPLKRVISWKSKIIEIKTVKAGEFIGYGTSYYTNIPTKIAILPVGYAYGYSRKLSNQGKALVNGFRVDVIGSVNMNMLTLDVTNLPDVQIGDEVVLIGSQGEQTISVASFSENSNQLNYELLARLPKDIKRIVVD, encoded by the coding sequence ATGCAGTATAAACCGGAACCGACTTCCTGGATCGAAATTTCAAAATCAGCCTTAGAACAAAACATCCGTTTCATACAAAAGACACTTCCCGAAAAAACGACTTTTTCCGCCGTGGTAAAGGGCGATGCTTACGGTCACGGCATAGAAACCTATGGTCCGCTGGCGTATGAATGCGGCATCCGCCATTTCAGTGTTTACAGTGCGCAAGAAGCCTATCAACTTTTGCAATCGGTGCGTGGTGAATTTGTTTTGATGATCATGGGAACCCTGAACCACCACGAAATGATGTGGGCAATTGAACACAATATTGAATTTTACGTTCCCAATTTCCATTCGTTGGAGAATGTGTTGAAATGTGTAAAAAAATCCAATTTGAATGCAAAAATCCATTTGGAATTTGAAACGGGAATGAACCGAACCGGATTTTCGCCGAAAGATTTCAAACAAATTATGTCAAAAATTAACGAAACGGATTTAATCGAAATAAAAGGTGTTTGCACACATTTGGCGGGTTCGGAAAGCATCGCAAATTACAAACGAATCAAAGACCAGATCCAACAATTTCAAAAAGTCAAAAAGAAATTTGAATTGCTGGAAAATCATGCCCCAAAATTTCACATTGCCTGTTCGGCAGCGGTTTTGCGCTATCCAAAATATCTATTTGATATGGTGCGAATCGGAATTTTGCAATATGGATTTTTCCCGAACAATGAAACCTACATCCACCACTATCTCAAACAGCCCGAAGAACCCAATCCGCTCAAAAGAGTGATTTCATGGAAGAGTAAAATCATCGAAATCAAAACCGTAAAAGCAGGAGAATTCATCGGTTACGGTACTTCGTATTACACCAATATCCCTACGAAAATCGCCATACTTCCGGTTGGTTATGCCTATGGTTACAGCCGAAAACTGAGCAATCAGGGAAAAGCATTGGTCAACGGATTTCGGGTAGATGTAATCGGAAGTGTGAACATGAATATGCTAACGCTGGACGTGACCAACCTGCCCGATGTGCAAATCGGTGATGAAGTGGTGCTGATTGGAAGTCAAGGCGAACAGACGATTTCGGTGGCTTCGTTTAGCGAAAACAGCAACCAGTTGAATTATGAATTGTTGGCACGTTTGCCCAAAGACATCAAACGAATCGTGGTGGATTAA
- a CDS encoding alpha/beta hydrolase produces MKNIYFIPGMAANCGIFEHIKLNDSKFKMHFVEWLEPSKNEPLQGYCKRLSEQIVSENPILVGVSFGGIIAQEIAKIIPTEKVIIISSVKDPSEFPIRINWAKKWKLYRFFPTSYFNLFEHLTKKLVSSKKIQQRIDMYQKYLSVRSVNYLDWAFKNVILWENKNPVSNVYHLHGTKDHIFPHKRIKNAHFLENGTHVMVLVNARWINKKLEEILEK; encoded by the coding sequence ATGAAAAACATTTATTTTATTCCAGGTATGGCGGCTAATTGCGGAATTTTTGAACATATAAAATTAAATGATTCTAAATTTAAGATGCACTTTGTGGAATGGCTTGAACCTTCAAAAAACGAACCGCTTCAGGGATATTGCAAACGTCTTTCAGAACAAATCGTTTCAGAAAACCCTATTTTAGTAGGTGTTTCTTTCGGAGGAATTATTGCACAAGAAATTGCAAAGATTATCCCCACAGAAAAAGTAATTATCATTTCAAGTGTTAAAGATCCCTCTGAATTTCCGATACGAATCAATTGGGCTAAAAAATGGAAATTGTATCGTTTTTTTCCCACATCCTATTTTAATTTATTCGAACATCTTACAAAAAAATTAGTATCTTCCAAAAAAATCCAACAACGCATTGATATGTATCAAAAATATCTTTCGGTGCGATCGGTCAATTATTTAGATTGGGCATTTAAAAATGTTATTTTGTGGGAAAATAAAAATCCGGTTTCAAACGTTTATCACTTGCATGGCACAAAAGACCATATATTTCCGCATAAACGTATTAAAAATGCACACTTTCTTGAAAATGGAACACATGTGATGGTATTGGTAAACGCCCGATGGATCAATAAAAAATTAGAAGAAATTTTAGAAAAATAA
- the prmA gene encoding 50S ribosomal protein L11 methyltransferase — MLNTYIAYHFKIEPKDPGAEILLAELGELAFDSFVETEEGLSAYIQNQFHTTDLLNDIYILNNPEFKITYHIEEIEQVNWNEEWEKNFEPINVDDLCYVRAPFHEAKNVPYEIVIEPKMSFGTGHHETTFMMMKHLLNIDVTNMEVLDMGCGTAILAILALMKGAKHADAIDIDNWCYLNSIENAERNDVSNISVYEGDAQLLANKANKYDLVIANINRNILLNDMEAYAKTLKKGGIILFSGFYMEDITAIEEAANQYNLHLEHQLERNNWASLKFIKK; from the coding sequence ATGTTAAATACCTATATTGCTTATCATTTTAAAATAGAACCAAAAGATCCGGGTGCAGAAATTTTATTAGCTGAATTGGGCGAATTGGCGTTTGATAGTTTTGTTGAAACCGAAGAAGGTTTATCGGCATACATTCAAAATCAGTTTCATACTACCGATTTGTTAAATGATATATACATTTTAAATAATCCTGAATTTAAAATAACCTATCACATCGAAGAAATTGAACAAGTGAATTGGAACGAAGAATGGGAAAAAAACTTTGAACCAATTAATGTAGATGATTTGTGCTATGTGCGTGCGCCGTTTCATGAAGCCAAAAATGTGCCTTATGAAATTGTGATAGAACCAAAGATGAGTTTTGGAACAGGTCACCATGAAACCACATTTATGATGATGAAACATTTATTAAACATAGATGTTACCAATATGGAAGTATTAGATATGGGGTGCGGAACTGCCATTTTAGCTATTTTAGCATTAATGAAAGGAGCAAAACATGCCGATGCTATTGATATAGACAATTGGTGTTATTTGAATTCGATTGAAAATGCAGAGCGCAACGATGTTTCCAATATAAGTGTGTATGAAGGCGATGCGCAACTACTTGCAAACAAAGCAAATAAATATGATTTAGTAATTGCAAATATTAACCGCAATATTCTATTAAATGATATGGAAGCCTACGCCAAAACATTGAAAAAAGGCGGTATTATTCTATTTAGCGGTTTTTATATGGAAGATATTACTGCAATTGAAGAAGCAGCAAACCAGTATAATTTGCATTTAGAACACCAATTAGAAAGAAACAATTGGGCATCATTAAAATTTATTAAAAAATAA
- a CDS encoding ABC transporter ATP-binding protein: MTSHQQRVQEAVHFFDNNDTFLGFRKLLDCAMDTQNMHIYQDAIALTDWKEKNPKEIETFSAKAKELLEKIAQIHVEPHKANDLVLQANDLTKSYGSQKFSLGPISLTLSKGQVFGLVGENGNGKTTLLRILAKEIAPTNGTLRYQFSTKIQSDYDLRTKLIYIPQRTDKWYGSLLDNLRFVLANYGERPEEIETRVLLMVARLGLWNYKHLKWSELSSGYKMRFELARTLLRKPEILLLDEPLANLDVLAQQIILEDLKAICNSVNNPIALILSSQQLFEVEKISDKVIFLKNGQYNPLTTAENDSEKPLIIEIDTSASREELLSIFENFALTKLTFNGGVYTAYFNAETLFSNAIVALGTANIQLTYIRDISASTRRFFVN, translated from the coding sequence ATGACTAGTCACCAACAACGTGTACAAGAGGCAGTACACTTTTTTGACAATAACGACACTTTTTTAGGCTTCAGAAAATTGTTAGATTGTGCGATGGATACTCAAAATATGCATATTTATCAAGATGCAATTGCGCTCACTGATTGGAAAGAGAAAAACCCAAAGGAAATCGAAACTTTTAGTGCTAAAGCAAAAGAATTACTAGAAAAAATAGCGCAAATTCATGTAGAGCCGCATAAAGCAAACGACTTGGTATTGCAAGCTAACGACCTTACGAAAAGCTATGGTTCGCAGAAATTTTCATTGGGCCCGATTTCATTAACCCTTTCAAAAGGTCAGGTATTTGGCTTAGTGGGTGAAAACGGAAACGGAAAAACCACTCTTTTGCGCATTTTGGCGAAAGAAATTGCTCCTACAAACGGAACATTGCGCTATCAATTTAGCACCAAAATTCAGAGCGATTACGACTTGCGGACTAAATTGATTTACATTCCACAACGAACCGATAAATGGTATGGCAGCTTGCTGGACAACTTGCGCTTTGTGTTGGCTAATTACGGCGAGCGTCCCGAGGAAATTGAAACCCGGGTTTTATTGATGGTTGCTCGTTTAGGTTTATGGAATTACAAACACTTAAAGTGGAGCGAACTTTCATCGGGCTATAAAATGCGTTTTGAATTAGCACGTACTTTATTGAGAAAGCCCGAAATTTTGTTGCTAGACGAGCCTTTGGCAAATCTTGATGTGTTGGCCCAACAAATTATTTTGGAAGATTTAAAAGCTATTTGTAATTCGGTAAACAACCCCATTGCACTGATTCTAAGTTCTCAACAATTGTTCGAGGTTGAAAAAATTTCTGACAAAGTAATTTTCCTTAAAAACGGACAATACAATCCATTGACAACTGCTGAAAACGACTCCGAAAAACCATTAATCATTGAAATTGACACTTCGGCAAGTCGTGAAGAGTTATTATCTATTTTTGAAAATTTTGCTTTAACAAAACTTACTTTTAACGGAGGGGTTTATACTGCTTATTTCAACGCAGAAACACTATTTTCAAATGCAATCGTGGCATTGGGTACAGCAAACATTCAACTTACATACATCCGTGATATATCGGCATCAACCCGCAGATTTTTTGTAAACTAA